The Thiohalorhabdus sp. Cl-TMA genome includes the window TGGACGCCTACCTCTCGGGCATCCGGATCTCCCCGCCCGAGCTTACCGCCTACGCCGAGTACGCGCCCTCCGAGCGCTGGTCCGCTCGCCTGCAGGCCAAGCACCTGTTCGACCGGGACCGTTTCGATGGATCGGAGTGGGCTTATGGGGAAGGAGAATTCAACGGGTTCACCCTCCTTCATGCCAGCGGGCAGGCCCAGGTGGGACCCGGCAGATTGAGCCTGGGAATCCGCAACCTGCTGGACAAGCAGTACATCACTCCGCTGGGACAGGTATATAACCTCGATATGCCGGGTCGAACCGCGGTGATCGCCGGACGAGGCCGCTCCTACTCCCTGGAATACACCATGACCTACTGACCGGGAGCACGCCGACCTCTGCAAGTTCGGGCAATGCGATGGGAGGGACCGCTACGTCGGTCCCTCTTTTGTCGTCCATGGAAAGGGAAGGACATGCGCCGCACACTGATGAGCGTTCACCGCTGGACCGGCCTGATCCTGGGGCTCTTCCTGGCGGTGGAGGGGCTGCTCGGAGCCTGGCTGGTGATCGCCGAGCCCCTGGATGAATGGCTCCACCCGGAGATCCTCCAGTCCCAGCCGCAAGCGGGATCCGAACCGGTGGGCCTGGCCGCCGCCTACGACGCGGTGTCGGAAGCCCACCCGGACCGCCCCATCTGGCTGCTGATGCAGCCCGACGAGCCCACGGGCGTCTACAAGGCGGTTCTGGAGGGCCATCACGGACCGCGGGTCTACGTGGATGCGTATACCGGAGCGGTGCTCGGCGAGCGGGCGGCCTTCTCCACGCTGGAGACCCCGATCCGGGTGATCCACACCGGCGAGTTCGGCGGCGCCTGGCTGGAAACGGGCATGGGCATTCTGGCCATCGCAATGCTGGGCCTGGCGATTACCGGAATCGTGGTCTGGTGGCCGGGCTGGAAGTGGCTACGCACCGGGCTCGGGCTCTCCACGGCCTCCCTCGCCGACCTCTCGCGGGACGGCCACCGCTGGGCGGGCCTCATCGGCCTGCCCTTCCTGGCCATCATCGCCGCCAGCGGCATCTACCTGATCTTCCACCACGCGGTTCAGGACACCGTCCACGCGGTCACGGGAGAAGAAACGCACTTCCCGCCGCCGATCGAGCTGGCGGAGGAAGCCGGCCCCATGCCGCCGGACCACGTCCGGGCCATGGTGGCCTCGGCCCGTGAGGCGGTTCCGGAGGCCCGCATCACCCTCCTCGGCTTCCCCACGGAGGCCGGAAGAGCCGTCCAGGCGCGCATGCGCTACCCGGGCGAATGGCATCCCATCGGCAACAGCCGCATCCTGCTCCATCCCGACAGCGGCGCGCTCCTCGCCGCCTATGACTTCCAGGAGGCCGGTCCCGGCGACTACGCCATGGACCACCTCTATCCCCTCCATATCGGCACCTACGGGGGAACAGCGGCGCGCACGGCCCATTTCGTGGCGGGGCTGCTGCCGACCCTGTTCCTCCTCACCGGCACCTACATCTGGTGGCGGCGCCGGAAGCTCCGCCGGAAACGGGCACGCCCGCGGGGCGGTGGCGCCCGCGCAGGCAGCCGGTGATCCGGGGATAGCCGGTCCTGGGGCGTGCTCCTCCATGCAGGGCTCGGAACGTCGATACCGTCTTGTTACCCGGGGCCGGGCCTCCGGTAGGCCGAAAACCTTCCGGAAGCCGCAACGGGGCTTGACCGAAGGCATCCGAGCCCTTACTCTAAAAATGAAAATAATTCTCATTCAGTTACGGGAGGGATCCATGCCGCCTGCTACCACCGCATTGCGGCAAAGCCTAGCCCCCGGAACGGACACGCTGGAGAACAGCCTGCGGTTTCTCGTGGCCCGCTATGCCCGTAGCCCGGATACGGAGGTAGCGCGCGCCGTGATCAACCAGCTCACCCTGCTCCTGCGTCAGCCCCGGGTCCTGGAGCAGCCCGACTACCGCACCTACCTCCGTCGTCAGCTGGCCCACTGGACCGGCCTGATCGGTACGGAGCTGACCACGGTACCCGGAACCGCCCACTGGACGCTCCGGAATCCGCAATAAGGAGGGAGGCCCATGCAAAGCAAGGACCCCGTTTCCATTCTTATGGGCCGCGGCTCGGCACCGGTACCGCCCTCCACCCGGACCAAGGAACCGGCCGCCAGGGCATCCAACCAGATCTCCGGAGAAGAGATGGTGTCTTTCCGCGCCCCCGACCAGCCCGCGGGCAAGGCCCGGCGCAAGCTGTGGAACCTGCCGCACCGTTTCCATTGCGCCCTGATCGGCACCTGCCTGGACGTCGAGGACCTGCGCTCGTTGGCCAGCCGCTTCTGGATGGAGGACCTGCGGGACGAAACCGACTACACGGTGCATACCCGCTTCGTGACCCTGGCCGGCGAGAAGAGTCCGGTCAGCCAGCGCCTCCAGGGACTCATGGACCGGAAGTTCCGGGGCGCCTTGCGCCGCTTCAACGCGCTCCAGGACGAAAACAGCCTCCGCGAGCAATGGAACGAGGAGTGGCAGGAGGGCCGCATCGCCGGTGCCTTCTGGGCCCTCGCCACGCATCCCGCCACCACCCGGAAACTGGCCGACGAGATATACGGCGAGGTCCACATGCTGAGTCACCAGGTGGGCGCGGGAAACCGGGCCGACCGTCGCCGGCTCGCGGAGCTGGAGGATTCCTGCGAGCGCCTAACCGAGCGCCTGCAGGGAGCCATGAGCCAGGCCAACCGCCACCACCGGGAAAAGCAGGAAGCCCTGGAGGAGGTGCAGAGCTGGCGTGAACGGGCCCGGAATGCCGAAGGCCGGGTGGAATCCCTGGAGGAACGCCTTCGGGCCTGGGAGGAGGGCACGGAAGTCCGCAAGCTCCACCAGAAGATCCAGCGCCTGGAGCGCCAGCTCCACCACCAGGCGGGCAAGGCGGAACGAGCCGAGCGGCTGCTGGCGGAGCGCTCGGAACCGGAGCCGCGCTCGAAGGCGGATACGGGGACTTGCGCGGCGGCGCACGGAGAGACGGGCGGTCCCTGCGCGGCCCGGGAATGGACCGACCTGGAGGGGCGCTGCGTGCTTTGCGTGGGCGGCCGCAGCGGTCTCGCCCACCGCTATCGCCAGCTGGTGGAGCGCTACAACGGCAGCTTCCTGCACCACGACGGCGGCCTGGAGGACAGCAGTCAGCGGCTCCAACAGCTCCTAAACCGCGCCGACCAGGTGGTCTGTCCCCTGGATTGCGTGAGCCATGAGGCCACCAGCCGCATCAAGGACCATTGCAAGCAGCAGGGCGTCCCCTGCCTGCTTCTGGAAAGCTCCGGAATAACCGCATTCGCCCGAGCGCTGCCCAGGCTCGCCGACCACGCCAGCCAGCCCGGGAAATGAGAATGATTGGATTTTCTCCGGAATTTTAAAAAAGCCGCCTATTTAAATCATTTTTCTTACAGTATATCCTCCGGGAGTGGTGACGGGAGGCCGCATGCGCGCGGGTTTCCGCACCCTCCGAATCAGATCCTTACGAATGAAAACTATTATTGGGAGACTGGCATGAAGGGCGACGCCAAGGTCATCGAATATCTCAACAAGGTGCTCACGAACGAGCTTACCGCCATCAACCAGTACTTCATGCATTACAAGATGTGCGAGGACTGGGGTCTGAAAAAGCTGGCGTCGAAGAGCCGTACGGAAAGCATCGAGGAGATGCAGCACGCCGAGAACCTCATGGAGCGCATCCTGTTCCTCGAGGGGCTGCCCAACCTCCAGGACATCGGCAAGCTGCGCGTGGGCGAGGACGTCCAGGAACAGCTGCGCAACGACCTGGCCCTGGAGCAGGACGCCATTCCGCTGCTGCGCGAGGCCATCGTCTACTGCCGGGACAATCGGGACGACGTATCCAAGGAGCTCTTCCAGCGCATCCTCGATGACGAGGAGGAGCACGTGGACTTCCTGGAAACCCAGCTGGAGCTCATCGACAAGGTGGGGCTGCAGAACTACCTGCAGAATCAGATGGAAGACGCCGAATAGCAGGCAGGGGCCCCGCCCCTGGCTCGCTCCGCACGCTGGAGCCGGGACTTGGCCGGCTCCTTCGCGGCGCTCTTCTTCCCTACCGTCCGCTCCCCCCGCCGAAGTCCGTCGTTGCTGAACTCCCCCCCCCCTCCGCGGTCGCAGAGGGAGGTGGTTTCATCCCCTTCCGCATTCCCCACCGGCTGAATCATGGCCGAAGGCTGCGTTACCCTGCTGCCGCTCGCTTTCCACTTTTGGCCTATCGCCAAAGAAGGCATAGTTTAATCCCATTAGGTTCCTCACCCTGTGGGGGTGTCATGCCCGTCGTCTCTTTAAATATTCATAGCCCTTTTCCTCACCGGGAATCGCGCTTTCAAGGCCTCCACAGTTTGAGCAGTTTTCCATGAAAGAACGGCCTCCGTCCTTCTTCTTGGCTGCCCTTTTCGTATCGCTCCCCATAGCGGCGAGCCTGCTCGGCATCTTCTTCCTGTATCTGACGGCCCTGGACCAAGCCCAGGAAGATTTACGGAACAACCTTCAGAATCAGGTCCAGTTGATCCAGCGCCTCAGCGAAGGGTCCGCCGAAGGCCATCCCTCCTCCGCCTTCCCGCTCCAGCAGGGCGATCGCGCCGGTTCCCTGGCAGCCATGGAGGCCCTGCGCCGCAACGGGAATCTCGGCAAGGGCCGGGAGATCATCCTGGGCCGGGACGAAGGCGGTCAGATGCTCATCACTTTCCGCCAGCGGGCTGCCGAGCCGGAAAAGCCCGTATTCACCTCCCCCGCCCAGGGCTGGGCCAAGCCCATGGCCCGCGCATTGGCCGGGGAATCGGGAGTCGTCCGGGGCCGGGATTACCGGGGCAAGCGGGTGATCACCGCCTACCAGCCGCTGCCCGGCGATTCCGGGGCGGTCATGGCCACACAAAACCTGGAAAGCATCCAGGACCCCTTCGAGCGGGCACTCTGGATCACGGGCCTGTGCGGATGGCTGCTGGGCATTCTGGGCGCAAGCATCTACAACCACACCGTCACCCCACTCTGGGAGGAGCTGCAATCCCGGGAGCGCTCCCTGCGGGTGCTGCTCGGCAATCTGCCGGGCATGGTGTTCCGGAGCCGGAACGACCCCGACTGGTCCATGGAGTTCGTCAGCCCCGGTTTCTCCGAGATTACCGGCTATGATCCCGCCGAGCTTGAGCGGCTTTTCGGCAGCAACTACAGCCTGCTCATTCATCCGGAGGACCAGGGGCTGGTCTGGACCCGGGTCCAGGAGGCCGTGGCCAACGATCACCCCTACGAGATCACCTACCGGATCCGCGATGCCGAGAGCCGCGTGCGCTGGGTCTGGGAACGGGGGCGACCGGTCACCCACCCGGGCCAGCTCCAGCCCCACCTGGAAGGCTTCATTACCGACGTCACCGAAGCGCGCGAAACAGCGGAGACCCGGGACCGGCTGTCGGCCGTTCTGGAGGCCTCCCCGGACTTCGTCTGCATGACGGACCCGGACCGCCGGACCTTCTATCTGAACCCCACGGGCCGCCGCCTGCTCGAGTACGATGAGCAGGCGGACCTGAGCACCCTCACGGTGGAGGACTTCCTGCCCGCCCGGCTACGCGCCTGGACGGTGGAAGAGATCCTGCCCCTGGCCCGCAAGCACGGGGTCTGGCAAGGCGAGCATATCCTGCGGGCCAAGGACGGAGCGGAGATCCCGGTGAGCGGCGTGATCGTAGCGCATACCGGAAGCTCCGGCCAGGTGACCTTCTATTCCGTGGTCTTCCGGGACATCCGCCACCTCAAGGAAGCCCAGGAGCGCTTGGCCCGGGAACGGGACTTCATCCACGCCATGGTGGAGAACATGCCCGGCCTCTTCGGGGTGGCCACTCCCGAAGGGGGACTGGTGCGCTGGAACCGCAATCTGGAACGGCTCACCGGGCGGCCTCCGGAGGTCCTGGCCAGCTCCGGAGCCGTGGACCTGTTCCCGGACGACCAGCGGGCTCGCCTCCAGGACACCCTCCGCGAAACCCTGGAGCAAGGCGAAGGCAAGGTGGAGCTCGACCTGCTCAGCGCGGCGGGTGAGCGCGTGCCTTTCGACCTGGAATGCCACCTGGTGACCATCGCCGGCGAGCGCTATCTGGTGGGCTTCGGCTACGACCTCTCCAAGCGCAAGGAAGCGGAAGAGCTCGCCCGCCGTCACCTGAGCGAGCTCGCCCACGCCTCGCGGCTCAGCACCGCGGGGGAGATGGCCACCCAGCTCGCCCACGAGCTCAACCAGCCTCTGGCGGCCATAAGCGCCAGCAGCAAGGCCTGCCTGAATTTCTTCGAACGGCCGGAGCCGGACTATCGGAAAGTGCGCGGCATTCTCGAGGAGATGCAGAAGCAGTCGCAGCGGGCGGGCAAGATCATCAACCAGCTGCGCTCCCTGGTAAGCCGGGACCATTCCCGCTGGGAGCAGCTCGACCTGAACGCCCTGCTGGATAACGTCCTATACATCGTGGAGGGCGAAACCACCGCGAAAGGCGCGGAGCTTCGGTCCGTGCTGAGCGCGGAGCTCGCCCCCATTTACGGGGACGCCACCCTGGTGGAGCAGGTGGTGCTCAATCTGATCCGGAACGCCGCCGATGCCGTCGCCGAGCACGGTACGGTGGAGGGAAGGGGCCGCATCCGCGTAACCACGGACGCGCTGGATGCCGAATGCGCCCTGGTCTCGGTGGAGGACAACGGTCCGGGCCTATCCGAGGCCCAGTTGGAGCAGGTCTTCGAGCCCTACTTCACCTCCAAGCGGCATGGCATGGGCCTCGGGCTGCGCATTAGCCAGTCCATCGTGGAGGCCCACGGCGGCCGGCTCTGGGCGGAGCCCAATGCCGGGCCCGGCGTGACCTTCCGGTTCACCCTACCCTTTTCCGGCGTTTGGCAAGCAGGGCCGGATCCGCTCCCTGAATAAGGGCGCCACGACGGCCCCAGGTCCCTCCTACGCCCCATCCGAAGGGCCTGCCTACAGCGCGCTGAGCCGGAAAACGCGCTCGTGGAGGGCGGTGAGCCCCTGCTCCCGGAACCGCGGGCTCTCGTCCAGCACATCCCAATCGCGCAAGCACTCCACCCGATAGCCGTTGCCGAAGAGGCTTTCCACCTCCTCGGGCCCCACGGAGAACGGCGGTCCGGCCATCTCCTGCTGGGGATAGTCCAGGGTCACGCACAGTACGGGCGGCCTGGCGGGGAGCAGCGACTCCATATGCCCGGCGTAGCGGATCCGCATCTCCGGCGGCAGGGCGATGAGGGAGCCGCGGTCGAACACCCCATCCACCGGCCCCAGGGTATGCGCATCCAGATCGAACAGATCGCCGCACAGGAGGGTGATGCCTTCGGCGGCGAATTGGCTGAAGGCCCCGGCATCCTCCACCTGCGGCTCCATGCCGTTCTCGCTGAAGAATTCCCGGCAGGCCACCTCGCTCAGCTCCACGCCCACCACGGCATGGCCGCACTCCCGGGCCAGCCAAGCCATGTCCAGGCTCTTTCCACACAGCGGCACGAAAACCCGGCCCCGCGAGGGCACCGGCATCCCCGGCCAGAAATCCAGCAGGTGCGGATTCACCGTCTCCAGATGCCAGCCCAGCTTGTTGTTGCGCCAGCGGTCCAGCCAGAATTCGCGGTCCATGCACACCCCTCGGTTCGCGACATCAGGTGCGCCGAGCGCACCGGATTCATCCTCTTCATACTGCTCAGCGCACGCAAGCCCGGCAAGCGGAATCCGGCCCGCCAGCCGCGCCGGACAACCGGGAGGGCTAGGGGCGCTTTTCGGCCGCCCATGCGCTCCATGGCGGGCACCCTGGGGCCGGCCGGAAAGGGGCGCCGTCCCGGCTACTCGGACAGGGCCGGGCGCCTTTCCAGCTCCGGGCCGGGGCGGGAAGCCGCTCCCGACCCCAGATGCTCGCGGCTGTGGGCGGCGCGCTCCCTTGCCGGCACACCGGCACGTAATTTTTCCACCCGCTTCAGGGGCGCCAACAGCCCCTGACCGTTGGCCACCTGTATGGCCAGCCCCGGACGGGCGTTGAGCTCGAGCAGCATGGGACCGTGGTGGCGATCCAGCACAAGGTCCACGCCCAGAAACCCCAGGCCCGTGAAGTCGTAGCAGCCCGCCGCCAGGCGCAGCAGGGTTTCCCAGTAGGGCACCTTCAGGTCCGCCAGCGTTCGGCCGGTATCCGGATGATCGCCCCGCGGCCGGCCGAACTGGATGCCGCGGATCGCCCGCCCGCTCGCCATATCCAGCCCCACGCCCACGGCGCCCTGGTGCAGATTGGCCTTGCCGTCCGAGGCGGCCGTGGGCAGACGCATCATGGCCATGACCGGATAGCCGCGGAAAACCACCACCCGGATATCCGGGACCCCTTCGTGGGTGAAATCCGCGAATCCGTGATAGAAGGCGATCATGCGCTCTATGACCGCCACGTCCGGCGCACCGCCCAGGCTATACAGACCGGACAGGATATTGGAGAGATGGCGCTGGAGGTCATTCCCGCTAACCGGGGCGCCGTTGGGCTTCACGTGGCGCCCGGCTTCCTGCCGTTCGAGGACCAGCAGCCCCTTCCCGCCGCTCCCTTTGGCGGGCTTGATCACGACCCCCTCTTCTTTTCCTATCCGTTCGGGCGCCTGCTTGACCTCGAACTGCGAGCGAATGGTCGTGATCAGCTCGGGGGTGGTGACCCCCTGCTCCTGGGCCAGCAGCTTGGTCCGGAGCTTGTCGTCCACCAGCGGAAACAGGCGGCGATCGTTATACCGGCCCACATACTGGATGTTGCGGCGGTTCATGCCCATGATCCCGCGCCTGCGCATCCGGCGAATACGGGATAGCACCTCAGTCCTGCTCCCGGGCCAGAGGCTCGAAGCGCCGAAGCTCCGAAAGCCGGTATCCGGTATAGCTTCCCAGCATCAGGATCAACGCCAGGAGGATCAGCTGGACCCCCAGGAAGTTGAAGCTCAGATGGCGCACCAGGGGCGCGGTCATGGCGAGGTAGGCGAGCACCGCGGTAAGCAGGCTGCCGCCGCCCTGGATAACCACCTCCCACGGCCCCTCCTCCTCCCAGAGGATCGACATCCGCTCGATGGTCCAGGCGAGGATGATAGTCGGGAAGAAGGTGATCACCAGGCCTTCCTGGAAGCCCAGCCGATAGGCCAGCACGGAATACGCGGAAATGATCAGGATCACCGTGATTATGACCGCCGACACCCGGGCCACCAGGAGCAGGTTCAGGTGGGACAGGTAATTGCGGATCAACAGGCCGGTGCCGACGATGAGCAGGAAGGCGATCAGGCCGGTTAGCAGGGTGGTCTGCATGAAGGCCAGGGCGAACAGAACCGGCATGAAGGTGCCCGAGGTCTTGATGCCAACCAGGATGCGCAGCAGCACGACCACCAGCGCGCCCACGGGAATCAGCAGGATATTCTTGAAAAGCGCCTGCTCCTCCAGCGGCAGCGAATGGATGGAGAAATCCAGGAGGCTCCCCCCGTTCAGCGCATTGCGCATGGCCGTGGAGGCCGGGATGTCGTGGCGCAGCATGGAGAAAAGCACCCGCGACCCCGTACCCCCTTCCACCTCCAGGAGCGGTATGTGCCCGGTGGACCAGAGCAGGAGGTTGTCCGGCCGTCCCGAACGCCCGCTCTCGGGGTTGAGAAGCAGTCTGCGCTGCCCATCCAGCACGTAGACCCACTTCTCGAGGGTCTGCCTCCGGCGTCCGTCCCGCAGGCGCAGCCCGTGCACCTCCCGGGCGCTAATCCCCGCCTGGTGTAACAGCCGCACCAACAGCGGCGCCGGCTCGAAGCGGTTCAGCAGCAATCGGACATTGCCGTCATCCGCGGGTGCGGAAAGGCGTTTCGTGATCTCGCGGGCCAGGCTGAAGGCATCCGCGGAGCGCCGGCGTGCCTGTTCCAGGATCTGCTCGGCGGCCGTGCCCAGCGGCCGCTCCCACACGGTGGTCCCGGGAGGCTGCGGCGGCGCCAGGAGGGGGGCGCTATTCTTCGGCGTCACCAGGAATTGGGCGGCATAATAGAGCTGCTGTTTCCCTTCCGCCCGGCGCTTGGCCCACTGTGCCCAGCGTCCCTTTTCCTTATCGAGGTAGCTGAGGCCGTACCCGGAAGAGGCGGTGCTCTCCGTGAGCAGGCTGAAACCGGCCGGCGTGGTGGGCAGGGCGAGCGAGACCTTCGCGGGGCCGCCTTCGGCGGTGAAGCTTACCACGGCCTCCACCTCCCAGACCTGGCGCTCCTGCCCGGGGGCGAGCGGAACGCCCATGGCCAGATGCCGATGCAGGGTCATGGCCAGGCCGATGAGCAGTAAAAGACCAACCAGGAAATAGAAGCCTTTTCGGGGCATTACGGCTCGGCCCTGGCGCCGCTGCCCCCTTCCCGAGGTTGGGAAGACTCGGAATATTCGGGACGCCCTTGGAGGTACTTTCGGCTCACGTCGATAACCGCGATGTCCATCATGAAGCGCCTGCCCAGAAGCAGGGGATAGGAAAGGTTCGTCCGGTTCTCAAGGGTGAACTGGGTCCGCTGGGTCACCGGCCCCACTTGCACGGGCAGGCGGATGACGGGGCGCGAGTCGGTTCCGGAGGCCTGGATGATCCGCACACGCCGGATTACCGGGGCCTCGATCAACCGTCCCCGGGCCCGTTCCGGGAATTCGTGCTCTTTCTCGCTCAAGGCGAGCCGGAACCGGACCCAGTCCTCGCCTTCCCGCTCGAACTCCTGGATCTCCTT containing:
- a CDS encoding PepSY-associated TM helix domain-containing protein, translated to MRRTLMSVHRWTGLILGLFLAVEGLLGAWLVIAEPLDEWLHPEILQSQPQAGSEPVGLAAAYDAVSEAHPDRPIWLLMQPDEPTGVYKAVLEGHHGPRVYVDAYTGAVLGERAAFSTLETPIRVIHTGEFGGAWLETGMGILAIAMLGLAITGIVVWWPGWKWLRTGLGLSTASLADLSRDGHRWAGLIGLPFLAIIAASGIYLIFHHAVQDTVHAVTGEETHFPPPIELAEEAGPMPPDHVRAMVASAREAVPEARITLLGFPTEAGRAVQARMRYPGEWHPIGNSRILLHPDSGALLAAYDFQEAGPGDYAMDHLYPLHIGTYGGTAARTAHFVAGLLPTLFLLTGTYIWWRRRKLRRKRARPRGGGARAGSR
- a CDS encoding DUF2325 domain-containing protein: MQSKDPVSILMGRGSAPVPPSTRTKEPAARASNQISGEEMVSFRAPDQPAGKARRKLWNLPHRFHCALIGTCLDVEDLRSLASRFWMEDLRDETDYTVHTRFVTLAGEKSPVSQRLQGLMDRKFRGALRRFNALQDENSLREQWNEEWQEGRIAGAFWALATHPATTRKLADEIYGEVHMLSHQVGAGNRADRRRLAELEDSCERLTERLQGAMSQANRHHREKQEALEEVQSWRERARNAEGRVESLEERLRAWEEGTEVRKLHQKIQRLERQLHHQAGKAERAERLLAERSEPEPRSKADTGTCAAAHGETGGPCAAREWTDLEGRCVLCVGGRSGLAHRYRQLVERYNGSFLHHDGGLEDSSQRLQQLLNRADQVVCPLDCVSHEATSRIKDHCKQQGVPCLLLESSGITAFARALPRLADHASQPGK
- the bfr gene encoding bacterioferritin, which gives rise to MKGDAKVIEYLNKVLTNELTAINQYFMHYKMCEDWGLKKLASKSRTESIEEMQHAENLMERILFLEGLPNLQDIGKLRVGEDVQEQLRNDLALEQDAIPLLREAIVYCRDNRDDVSKELFQRILDDEEEHVDFLETQLELIDKVGLQNYLQNQMEDAE
- a CDS encoding PAS domain S-box protein, translated to MKERPPSFFLAALFVSLPIAASLLGIFFLYLTALDQAQEDLRNNLQNQVQLIQRLSEGSAEGHPSSAFPLQQGDRAGSLAAMEALRRNGNLGKGREIILGRDEGGQMLITFRQRAAEPEKPVFTSPAQGWAKPMARALAGESGVVRGRDYRGKRVITAYQPLPGDSGAVMATQNLESIQDPFERALWITGLCGWLLGILGASIYNHTVTPLWEELQSRERSLRVLLGNLPGMVFRSRNDPDWSMEFVSPGFSEITGYDPAELERLFGSNYSLLIHPEDQGLVWTRVQEAVANDHPYEITYRIRDAESRVRWVWERGRPVTHPGQLQPHLEGFITDVTEARETAETRDRLSAVLEASPDFVCMTDPDRRTFYLNPTGRRLLEYDEQADLSTLTVEDFLPARLRAWTVEEILPLARKHGVWQGEHILRAKDGAEIPVSGVIVAHTGSSGQVTFYSVVFRDIRHLKEAQERLARERDFIHAMVENMPGLFGVATPEGGLVRWNRNLERLTGRPPEVLASSGAVDLFPDDQRARLQDTLRETLEQGEGKVELDLLSAAGERVPFDLECHLVTIAGERYLVGFGYDLSKRKEAEELARRHLSELAHASRLSTAGEMATQLAHELNQPLAAISASSKACLNFFERPEPDYRKVRGILEEMQKQSQRAGKIINQLRSLVSRDHSRWEQLDLNALLDNVLYIVEGETTAKGAELRSVLSAELAPIYGDATLVEQVVLNLIRNAADAVAEHGTVEGRGRIRVTTDALDAECALVSVEDNGPGLSEAQLEQVFEPYFTSKRHGMGLGLRISQSIVEAHGGRLWAEPNAGPGVTFRFTLPFSGVWQAGPDPLPE
- a CDS encoding thiopurine S-methyltransferase, translating into MDREFWLDRWRNNKLGWHLETVNPHLLDFWPGMPVPSRGRVFVPLCGKSLDMAWLARECGHAVVGVELSEVACREFFSENGMEPQVEDAGAFSQFAAEGITLLCGDLFDLDAHTLGPVDGVFDRGSLIALPPEMRIRYAGHMESLLPARPPVLCVTLDYPQQEMAGPPFSVGPEEVESLFGNGYRVECLRDWDVLDESPRFREQGLTALHERVFRLSAL
- a CDS encoding alpha-L-glutamate ligase-like protein gives rise to the protein MRRRGIMGMNRRNIQYVGRYNDRRLFPLVDDKLRTKLLAQEQGVTTPELITTIRSQFEVKQAPERIGKEEGVVIKPAKGSGGKGLLVLERQEAGRHVKPNGAPVSGNDLQRHLSNILSGLYSLGGAPDVAVIERMIAFYHGFADFTHEGVPDIRVVVFRGYPVMAMMRLPTAASDGKANLHQGAVGVGLDMASGRAIRGIQFGRPRGDHPDTGRTLADLKVPYWETLLRLAAGCYDFTGLGFLGVDLVLDRHHGPMLLELNARPGLAIQVANGQGLLAPLKRVEKLRAGVPARERAAHSREHLGSGAASRPGPELERRPALSE
- a CDS encoding inactive transglutaminase family protein, with protein sequence MPRKGFYFLVGLLLLIGLAMTLHRHLAMGVPLAPGQERQVWEVEAVVSFTAEGGPAKVSLALPTTPAGFSLLTESTASSGYGLSYLDKEKGRWAQWAKRRAEGKQQLYYAAQFLVTPKNSAPLLAPPQPPGTTVWERPLGTAAEQILEQARRRSADAFSLAREITKRLSAPADDGNVRLLLNRFEPAPLLVRLLHQAGISAREVHGLRLRDGRRRQTLEKWVYVLDGQRRLLLNPESGRSGRPDNLLLWSTGHIPLLEVEGGTGSRVLFSMLRHDIPASTAMRNALNGGSLLDFSIHSLPLEEQALFKNILLIPVGALVVVLLRILVGIKTSGTFMPVLFALAFMQTTLLTGLIAFLLIVGTGLLIRNYLSHLNLLLVARVSAVIITVILIISAYSVLAYRLGFQEGLVITFFPTIILAWTIERMSILWEEEGPWEVVIQGGGSLLTAVLAYLAMTAPLVRHLSFNFLGVQLILLALILMLGSYTGYRLSELRRFEPLAREQD